A single Desulfovibrio gilichinskyi DNA region contains:
- a CDS encoding response regulator — MSKITVLMVDDEERFRTTTAKILSRKGFETILAASGEEALEKLGENPDVVILDVKMSGMDGHQTLERIKAIVPDLPIIMLTGHGDLSGAMKAHKTGAFDFLAKPCDIDLLADKIQDAYASASKKPYREKLAGEVMIPLDDYTMISVDSTVSDAIAALKKAMSEFVATNKLMDTGHRSVVVTNPDGSVAGILNPLNLINAIRPAYLTAPKPSMADSLQYSAMFWEGLFTSRVKEIMNKPVHELMSETLPVISFDANLMDVANNMVTIPARRMVVQKDGRDIGIVREQELFYEIARIISSS; from the coding sequence ATGAGTAAAATTACGGTCCTCATGGTCGACGATGAGGAACGCTTCCGCACCACGACAGCTAAGATACTGTCTCGCAAAGGATTTGAGACAATCCTTGCTGCTAGTGGCGAAGAAGCCTTGGAAAAACTTGGGGAAAATCCGGATGTGGTCATTCTGGATGTTAAAATGAGCGGGATGGACGGGCATCAGACATTGGAACGGATCAAGGCAATTGTGCCGGATCTTCCTATTATCATGCTCACAGGTCATGGGGACCTTTCCGGAGCTATGAAAGCTCATAAAACAGGCGCGTTCGATTTTCTTGCAAAGCCATGTGACATCGATCTGCTGGCTGATAAGATTCAGGACGCTTACGCTTCTGCATCTAAAAAGCCTTATCGTGAAAAATTGGCAGGGGAGGTAATGATTCCTCTGGATGATTATACCATGATTTCTGTTGACAGCACCGTGTCTGACGCCATTGCAGCCTTGAAAAAAGCCATGAGTGAATTTGTGGCCACTAACAAGCTGATGGATACAGGGCATCGTTCGGTTGTTGTTACCAATCCTGACGGTAGCGTTGCAGGCATACTTAATCCTTTGAATCTTATCAATGCAATCAGGCCGGCTTATCTGACGGCTCCTAAACCTTCAATGGCGGACAGTCTTCAATATTCAGCCATGTTCTGGGAAGGGCTTTTCACTTCCCGCGTAAAAGAAATCATGAACAAACCTGTGCATGAACTGATGTCTGAAACTCTTCCGGTCATCAGTTTTGATGCAAACCTCATGGATGTTGCCAACAACATGGTGACTATTCCTGCAAGGCGCATGGTTGTTCAGAAAGACGGCAGGGACATCGGCATCGTCCGGGAACAGGAACTCTTTTATGAGATCGCCCGGATAATTTCATCGAGCTAA